The DNA window ACAGCATTGGCAGAAAAAGTTGTTTCGCTTATCCAAGATGGCGATATAATTTTTTTAGATGATTCAACTGTAACAATAATTGTTGCAGCGCTTTTGCAAAAAAGAAAAATAAAGATTTCTGTTATAAGTAACATGTTAGAGATACAAAAGATTTTATCCGAGAATAAAGGCATTGAGATTATATCTTTAGGTGGGATATACGATGCGAGAACAGATTCTTTCGTAGGTGAAATGGCTAGAGAGAATTTAGAACTCTTTAATCCAAACAAAGTTTTTATTGGAATTGGTGGAATTAATGTAGATAAAATGCAATTAAGTACTTGTACTATAGATGAGGGAAAATTTAAAAGTACTGCACTTAAAGTTGCTCAAGAAAGTTTTATAATAACACAAAGTAAAAAATTCTATCAAGACTCGATATTTAATTTCTCTAAAATTAAAGAAGGGATGACAATCATTACAGATCATAATATCTCTGAAGATTTTGAAAAAAAACTTATAGAAAACAATATTAAAATAATAAAATGAAAAAAAACGAAAGTTGTCTTTCGTTTTTTTTATTGATTTTTTATTGACAAACTGGGTTTTTCGTAATAAAATACAACCATAAAACAACTTATCGAAATAAAACGAAATATGGTGGTGATTAAATTGAAACGAAAAATAAGTTTAATGAATGGAAATGGAGAGAGAATAACATTTGAAATTGGTGGTCTTTTTAGTTTTTTTCAAATTTTAAAAATAAAAAAACTGCTTCAAAGTAATGAGTACTCTTTAGCAACAGAAGAGGATGCTAAAATAGCATTGGAATTAAAATTATACAACTAAAAAATCCCCTCTCTTAATTAGTTATTACTCTCTAATTAGGAGGGGGATTTTATATATTAATCTTCTTTTGGAGGTTCTACGTCATCCTTTTCTTCATTTTTTTTACAACAATTTAATTTTTGAAGTTTCTCTTTTGCTAAGTCCTTTCCACCGATTCCGAAAGCTATTGCAAAGGCTACTGCTAAAGCTCCAACAGTAAATCCAAATGCTAGATTTATAATCTCATTAGCAATTCCCATCTGTCTTAGTCCCATAGCTCCAACAAAAACTATTATCGCTATTTTTGCAATACTAGCTATTTGATCTTTATTTACTAAAGATGTATTTTTAATTATTTTAGCTGCATAGTTTGCTATTACAATTCCAATTGCTATAACTATAACACCTAATAAAATATCTCCTAATAAAACTGTCAGTCTTAAACTTAAATCTTGTAATGATCCAAAATTTAAAATCTCTATTGATTGAATTATTGCAAAATATATTATTAAAATTTTTGAGAATTTTCCAACTAATTTAGAATAATTATTTTCAATAGTTTTTAATCCAGCTTTTTCAAGATATGAATCAAACTTTAAACCAATTAGTAAATTTGTTATTATGTTTTCAATGATTCTTCCAAAATACATTGCAACAACTAAAACTAATGCTACACCTACTAAATTTGGAACATAGTTAAATAAAATATTTAACATACTTATTACTGGTGATATAATTATATCTAACTCTAAATAATTTAAAGATGCTGAGAATACAGGGATTAATACTAATACATAAACTATATTTGCTATAACACTTGAAAGTTTTCCTTCAAATAAAACTCTTCCATCTATACTTAATTTTTCATCAAGTTTAAAAGAATCTAAAACTCCTTTTAAAATATCTCTTAATTTAGATGCTATAAACCAACCTACAACTAGAACTAATGCAGCTGCAACTAAACTAGGAACATAATTTAAGAATTTAGTTAGCATGTCAGTAATTGGAATAAGTATTTTATCTAATTTCAATGCTGCTAAAACACCTGGTAAAATAAGAATAAATATTACCAGTGAAATAATTTCACTAAATATTTTTGATAAAGATATTCCATTTTCATTAGAATGTATCTTTTCATCAACTTTCATCTTTCTAAAGAATATTTCCGAGAACTTTTGAGAAAGTTTTGCTAAAATAATTGCAACTATTAGAAGTACTATTCCTCCTAATACATTAGGAATATATGAGAAGATTGGATCTAAAAGATTTAAAATTGGATTTACTAATCTACTAAATCCTAATTTTTCCATTATTATACCTATTATAAAAATTACAAAGATATAGTAGATAAATTTAAGAAGTATCTTTATTGCAGATGTGCTTGTTCCACCCTCTTTTCCAGTAATTTCATGCTCTAAGTTAGAAAAAAGTTTAGTTTTAGTTAAAACATGTTCTAACTTACTCACTACAACTGATGCTAGAGCTAACCCCACTAATAGTATAATGATTGATGCAATGATGTTAAGTGTTACGTTGTTGAGAATTAAAAGCTTAATCTCTTCCATTTTTTACCATCCTCCTATTTCTTCTAATTTATTTATAATCAGGCAAATTATAAATATTGCTATAAAAATTGTTATTGATAAAACCATATTCATCACTCCCTAATTAATTTTTATTTATAGCCTTTTTTACTATTATTTTTCAACTTTTCTTTTTTTAATATTTACTTTTTTATGTTTTTTGTGGTATTACTAATAATGCAAGGAGGTGGATAGATTGAATTGTAAATTTATTAAAAAAATGTTTTTCTTTATTTTTTTATTACTTATGATTATCGGATGTTCTAGTAACCCTTATAAATGGGAATCAACTCAAGTTGCTATTAATAATTCATATAAGTTGCAAACAGGAGATATTATTATTAAAGATAAACTAATCACTGACCCTATTTCTTGGTTAGGACATAGCTCTGTTATGATTAGTGATACTCACATTGGAGATTT is part of the Cetobacterium somerae ATCC BAA-474 genome and encodes:
- a CDS encoding DeoR/GlpR family DNA-binding transcription regulator — translated: MFVEERKQSILNILKQKEKVSVNELSNLFSVSKVIIRKDLCQMEEENLLTRTHGGAILKRKIVDKIILKDIAKEDLEEKTALAEKVVSLIQDGDIIFLDDSTVTIIVAALLQKRKIKISVISNMLEIQKILSENKGIEIISLGGIYDARTDSFVGEMARENLELFNPNKVFIGIGGINVDKMQLSTCTIDEGKFKSTALKVAQESFIITQSKKFYQDSIFNFSKIKEGMTIITDHNISEDFEKKLIENNIKIIK
- a CDS encoding mechanosensitive ion channel, translated to MEEIKLLILNNVTLNIIASIIILLVGLALASVVVSKLEHVLTKTKLFSNLEHEITGKEGGTSTSAIKILLKFIYYIFVIFIIGIIMEKLGFSRLVNPILNLLDPIFSYIPNVLGGIVLLIVAIILAKLSQKFSEIFFRKMKVDEKIHSNENGISLSKIFSEIISLVIFILILPGVLAALKLDKILIPITDMLTKFLNYVPSLVAAALVLVVGWFIASKLRDILKGVLDSFKLDEKLSIDGRVLFEGKLSSVIANIVYVLVLIPVFSASLNYLELDIIISPVISMLNILFNYVPNLVGVALVLVVAMYFGRIIENIITNLLIGLKFDSYLEKAGLKTIENNYSKLVGKFSKILIIYFAIIQSIEILNFGSLQDLSLRLTVLLGDILLGVIVIAIGIVIANYAAKIIKNTSLVNKDQIASIAKIAIIVFVGAMGLRQMGIANEIINLAFGFTVGALAVAFAIAFGIGGKDLAKEKLQKLNCCKKNEEKDDVEPPKED